One stretch of Gopherus flavomarginatus isolate rGopFla2 chromosome 2, rGopFla2.mat.asm, whole genome shotgun sequence DNA includes these proteins:
- the LOC127044289 gene encoding epidermal retinol dehydrogenase 2-like: protein MCKLSSILETLEFLILLGYYCFEAFILFICPPCKKNVAGEIVLITGAANGIGRQVALNFARLGATLVFWDIDEEGNKETIKLAKENGAKGVYAYRCDCSNREEVYRVADQVRKEVGDVNILVNNAGIANMKTFLDLPDADMEKTIRVNIMAQFWTCKAFLPAMIACNRGHLVSISSGIGLIGANKLTDYSASKFAIIGFLESLTFELQAAGKKGIKTTIVCPSFINTELSTGIRVSRPLLLPILDVEYASRKIVDAIREEKFYVFMPLTNCISALKNFVPKKVLLLAVEYAGIFNNLDGVRDRKRRDQNHTAPKMSDTS, encoded by the exons ATGTGCAAGTTAAGCAGCATCTTGGAGACTCTCGAATTCCTGATTTTATTAGGATATTACTGCTTTGAGGCTTTCATTCTGTTTATTTGTCCTCCATGTAAAAAGAATGTTGCTGGTGAAATAGTGCTTATTACAGGAGCTGCAAATGGGATTGGAAGGCAGGTTGCCTTAAATTTTGCTCGTCTTGGGGCTACCCTGGTTTTCTGGGACATTGATGAAGAAGGTAACAAAGAGACGATTAAACTGGCCAAAGAAAATGGAGCCAAAGGAGTGTATGCCTACAGATGTGACTGCAGCAATAGGGAAGAAGTCTACAGAGTGGCAGATCAG GTTAGAAAAGAAGTTGGGGATGTTAATATCCTAGTCAATAATGCAGGCATAGCAAATATGAAAACATTTCTCGACCTTCCAGATGCTGATATGGAGAAAACTATAAGAGTGAACATCATGGCCCAGTTCTGG ACTTGCAAAGCCTTCCTTCCAGCTATGATTGCCTGTAACCGTGGACACTTGGTTAGTATCTCAAGTGGAATTGGACTTATTGGTGCCAATAAACTGACAG ATTATAGTGCAAGTAAATTTGCAATAATTGGCTTTCTGGAGTCATTAACTTTTGAGTTGCAGGCTGCAGGAAAGAAAGGCATTAAAACCACCATCGTCTGTCCTTCTTTCATAAATACAGAATTATCTACAGGTATTCGTGTGTC GAGGCCACTTTTACTTCCTATTTTGGATGTAGAGTATGCAAGCAGGAAgattgtggatgcaattcgagaGGAGAAGTTTTATGTGTTCATGCCTCTGACCAATTGCATTTCTGCTTTGAAAAA cTTTGTACCTAAGAAAGTGCTACTCCTTGCTGTAGAGTATGCTGGTATTTTCAACAATCTGGACGGTGTCAGAGACCGGAAGAGAAGGGACCAAAACCACACTGCTCCGAAGATGTCCGATACCAGCTAA